A section of the Hevea brasiliensis isolate MT/VB/25A 57/8 chromosome 17, ASM3005281v1, whole genome shotgun sequence genome encodes:
- the LOC131175380 gene encoding putative clathrin assembly protein At5g35200 has translation MSGGGTQKSLRKALGALKDTTTVSLAKVNSDYKELDIAIVKATNHVERPAKEKHIRAVFAAVSATRPRADVAYCIHALARRLSKTHNWAVALKTFIVIHRALREVDPTFHEELINYGRSRSHMLSMSHFKDDSSPNAWDYSAWVRTYALFLEERLECFRVLKYDVETDRPRTKDLDTAELLEQLPALQQLLFRVLGCQPQGAAVNNFVIQLALSLVASESVKIYQAISDGTANLVDKFFEMQRHDSLRALDIYWRACQQAERLSEFYEICKSMDIGRGERFIKIEQPPASFLQTMEEYVREAPRMSTVRKDQVSDNKIAAPKEILAIEYKKEPEVKEERPPSPPPPEPVKVEEPVVEQPDLLALDDPVPAASELDEKNALALAIVPVSDQTSTTIPSHANGTTGWELALVTAPSSNDSAATASKLAGGLDKLTLDSLYDDAIRRNNQPVSYNPWEPAPMVNPMMQTTAHDPFFASNAVAAPHSVQMAAMTNQQQAFMLQQRQQMMMMMGPQQPPSNPFGNPYGASVHPYGSGVPPVQAYNPYSGFR, from the exons ATGTCAGGAGGTGGTACGCAGAAAAGCTTAAGGAAAGCACTTGGGGCCCTTAAGGACACAACCACTGTTTCATTGGCCAAAGTAAATAGTGATTACAAG GAATTGGACATTGCCATAGTTAAGGCCACAAATCATGTTGAGCGACCTGCAAAGGAAAAACACATTAGAG CTGTTTTTGCCGCTGTTTCAGCTACTAGGCCTCGAGCTGATGTTGCTTATTGCATTCATGCTCTTGCTAGAAGGTTATCAAAAACACATAACTGGGCG GTTGCATTGAAAACTTTTATTGTTATTCACCGTGCTTTAAGAGAAGTGGACCCCACATTTCATGAGGAACTCATTAATTATGGACGAAGCAGGAGTCATATGCTTAGCATGTCTCATTTCAAAGATGATTCCAGTCCAAATG CATGGGATTATTCTGCCTGGGTTCGCACCTATGCCTTATTTTTGGAGGAAAGGCTGGAATGCTTCCGTGTTCTGAAGTATGATGTTGAGACGGATCGACCT AGGACTAAAGATCTGGATACTGCTGAGTTGCTGGAGCAGCTGCCTGCTTTGCAACAACTTCTTTTCCGTGTTCTTGGTTGTCAG CCACAAGGGGCAGCAGTTAATAACTTTGTCATTCAGTTAGCACTTTCATTG GTTGCTTCTGAAAGTGTTAAAATCTATCAAGCTATAAGCGATGGTACTGCCAATTTGGTTGACAAG TTCTTTGAGATGCAACGGCATGATTCCTTGAGGGCTTTGGATATATATTGGAGAGCTTGTCAGCAG GCAGAGAGACTTTCAGAATTTTATGAGATATGTAAAAGTATGGATATTGGGCGTGGAGAAAGATTTATTAAGATTGAGCAG CCTCCTGCATCATTCCTACAAACCATGGAAGAGTATGTGCGAGAAGCTCCACGGATGTCCACGGTTCGCAAAGATCAG GTTTCTGACAATAAAATTGCTGCCCCAAAAGAAATCTTAGCTATAGAGTACAAAAAGGAACCAGAGGTGAAGGAGGAACGTCCACCATCGCCACCTCCACCTGAACCAGTAAAAGTTGAAGAGCCAGTTGTTGAACAACCTGATTTGTTG GCCTTGGATGATCCTGTTCCAGCTGCTTCAGAACTGGATGAGAAGAATGCCCTGGCTCTAGCTATTGTTCCAGTTT CTGACCAAACAAGTACAACCATCCCAAGTCATGCAAATGGTACCACAGGATGGGAACTGGCACTTGTTACAGCTCCAAGTTCGAATGATAGTGCTGCAACTGCTAGCAAACTG GCGGGAGGGCTAGATAAACTCACATTAGACAGCTTATACGATGATGCAATTAGACGAAACAATCAGCCTGTGAGCTACAATCCTTGGGAGCCAGCCCCAATGGTTAATCCCATGATGCAAACAACTGCACATGATCCTTTCTTTGCCTCCAATGCAGTAGCTGCACCACATTCagtgcagatggctgcaatgacCAATCAACAGCAGGCTTTCATGTTGCAGCAGCGGcagcagatgatgatgatgatgggccCACAACAGCCGCCTTCAAATCCCTTCGGCAATCCTTACGGAGCTAGTGTCCATCCATATGGCTCAGGTGTGCCACCTGTTCAAGCCTATAATCCATATTCAGGCTTTAGATAG